Proteins encoded within one genomic window of Panicum virgatum strain AP13 chromosome 1N, P.virgatum_v5, whole genome shotgun sequence:
- the LOC120653591 gene encoding uncharacterized protein LOC120653591, giving the protein MLQIIHFSLQSSSPSAMAIDLNTIPDEEAEHHLPDLNGELLDEQADEVHVLQDEVLRLQEAQSQLLQEDEQVAMHGIDLNIDPSELQQPNEDMTEYMQDYGVDADTTDIAFHEHEQVAMHGIDLNVDASELQQPNEDMMEYMQDYGVNADITDIAFYDHEQVAMHGIDLNVDPSELQQPNEYMMEYMQDYGVDANTVEEAFDEDELDDSDFEYDHANENISHQSRNLTETERHKIYAALLERSMHGRLKRNTTTRVAEMLQGLPHLRARCAAASHASVAGPAATPAASGTQGAAATASRALVASSRA; this is encoded by the exons ATGCTCCAGATCATCCATTTCAGCCTGCAATCCAGTTCACCATCAGCCATGGCAATTGATCTAAACACAATACCAGATGAAGAAGCTGAACATCACTTGCCTGATCTAAATGGAGAACTACTAGATGAGCAAGCAGATGAAGTCCATGTCCTGCAAGATGAAGTCCTCCGGCTTCAAGAAGCTCAGTCCCAACTTCTCCAGGAAGATGAGCAGGTTGCTATGCATGGAATAGATCTCAACATTGATCCTTCTGAGCTGCAACAACCTAATGAAG ACATGACAGAGTACATGCAAGACTATGGCGTCGATGCTGATACTACAGACATAGCCTTTCATGAACATGAGCAGGTTGCTATGCATGGAATAGATCTCAATGTTGATGCTTCTGAGCTGCAACAACCAAATGAAG ACATGATGGAGTACATGCAAGACTACGGTGTCAATGCTGATATCACAGACATAGCCTTCTATGACCATGAGCAAGTTGCTATGCATGGAATAGATCTCAACGTTGATCCTTCTGAGCTGCAACAACCAAATGAAT ATATGATGGAGTACATGCAAGACTATGGTGTGGATGCTAATACTGTAGAAGAAGCCTTTGATGAGGATGAATTAGACGACTCAGATTTTGAATATGACCATGCAAATGAAAATATTTCACATCAGTCCAGGAATTTGACAGAAACTGAAAGGCATAAAATTTATGCAGCATTGCTCGAGAGAAGTATGCATGGAAGATTAAAAAGGAACACTACAACTAGAGTTGCCGAAATGTTACAA GGACTGCCGCATCTGCGCGCGCGGTGTGCCGCGGCGTCCCACGCCAGCGTGGCGGGCCCCGCCGCGACGcccgcggcgagcggcacgcagggcgccgcggccacggcgtccCGCGCCTTGGTGGCCAGCAGCCGCGCGTAG
- the LOC120656163 gene encoding 7-deoxyloganetin glucosyltransferase-like translates to MAAPAAKPHLVFFPFPSQGHVTPAFQLARLLHHCHGFDVTFVHTEHNRRRLLRARGPGALAGAPGFRFAAVPDGLPPSDEDAARDVAALLLSLPTMVPHFKELVLSLSELPAASCRRCLLVSDVDPILRAAQEIGLPCVTFWITSANSYMAMDQVRHLVAKGLVPLKDAEQLRDGYLDSTVIDGAPGLPKGMRLRDFPSFIRTTDPDDAVLALTLRLTECLRTVPSAVVFHTFEELESQVISAMSDILPPIYAIGPLPLLLREAGAGDHAASTSAGSSLSKEDRACLDWLDGMRPNSVVFASFGSLVKLSGEQLAELAWGLAGSGYEFLWVIRSDQQATGGAAVLPPEFLAETEARGRVTSWCPQEAVLRHQSVGAFLTHCGWNSMLESICVGVPMLCWPFAADQQTNSRMACTEWRVAVELSEDPGREEVEAAIRQVMGGGRGEELRRSATEWKDKAALAARPGGSSWVNLERVVNEVLAPLMDKK, encoded by the exons atggcggcgccggcagcgaAGCCTCACCTGGTGTTCTTCCCGTTCCCCTCGCAGGGCCACGTCACCCCGGCGTTCCAGCTCGCAAGGCTCCTCCACCACTGCCACGGCTTCGACGTCACCTTCGTCCACACCGAACACAaccggcggcgcctcctccgcgcgcgcgGCCCGGGCGCGCTGGCGGGGGCGCCGGGGTTCCGcttcgccgccgtccccgacgGCCTGCCCCCGTCCGACGAGGACGCGGCGCGGGACGTCGCGGCGCTGCTCCTCTCCCTCCCGACCATGGTCCCGCACTTCAAGGAGCTCGTGCTGTCCCTGTCCGAGCTCCCCGCGgcgagctgccgccgctgcctcctcgtcTCCGACGTCGACCCCATCCTGCGTGCCGCCCAGGAGATCGGCCTGCCCTGCGTCACCTTCTGGATCACCAGCGCCAACTCGTACATGGCCATGGACCAGGTCCGGCACCTCGTTGCCAAGGGTCTTGTCCCTCTCAAAG ATGCTGAGCAGCTGAGGGATGGATACCTGGACAGCACGGTCATCGACGGGGCGCCGGGGTTGCCCAAGGGTATGCGCCTCAGAGACTTCCCCAGCTTCATCCGCACCACGGACCCCGACGACGCCGTGCTCGCCTTGACCCTGCGATTAACGGAGTGCCTCCGCACCGTCCCGTCCGCCGTCGTGTTCCACACCTTCGAGGAGCTAGAGAGCCAGGTCATCAGCGCTATGTCGGACATCCTGCCGCCTATCTACGCCATCGGGCCGCTACCGCTTCTCCTCAGAgaagccggcgccggcgaccatgCCGCCAGCACGTCGGCGGGCTCCAGCCTTTCCAAGGAGGACCGCGCGTGCCTGGACTGGCTCGACGGCATGCGTCCCAACTCGGTGGTGTTCGCGAGCTTCGGGAGCCTAGTGAAACTGAGCGGCGAGCAGTTGGCGGAGCTCGCCTGGGGGCTGGCCGGCAGCGGCTACGAGTTCCTGTGGGTGATCAGGAGCGACCAGCaggcgacgggcggcgccgccgtcctgccACCGGAGTTcctggcggagacggaggcgcgGGGCCGCGTGACGAGCTGGTGCCCGCAGGAGGCGGTGCTCCGGCACCAGTCGGTCGGCGCCTTCCTGAcgcactgcgggtggaactcgaTGCTGGAGAGCATCTGCGTCGGCGTGCCGATGCTGTGCTGGCCGTTCGCGGCCGACCAGCAGACCAACAGCAGGATGGCGTGCACGGAGTGGCGCGTGGCCGTGGAGCTCAGCGAGGACCCCGggcgggaggaggtggaggcggcgataCGGCAGGTGATGGGCGGGGGAAGAGGGGAGGAGCTGAGGAGATCGGCGACGGAGTGGAAGGATAAAGCCGCTCTCGCGGCACGGCCAGGTGGCTCTTCTTGGGTGAATCTTGAGAGGGTGGTCAACGAGGTGCTTGCTCCTCTGATGGACAAGAAATGA
- the LOC120656161 gene encoding probable bifunctional riboflavin biosynthesis protein RIBA 2, chloroplastic, whose amino-acid sequence MASLASPSSSVAAALTRQPTRFLKGCSVSKETKGSVCNLFTPNSNNAKVKSVGSRISSSLKRDGGYPAAGASGNGDVLLARSTSVRGQDHSVADPVLSTDSMVAPEILSANLARVVDKFADEDTDTELDLDSPTEGFASIADAIEDIRQGKLVIVVDDESRENEGDLIMAASLVTSEAMAFIVRHGTGIVCVSMKEEDLERLDLPLMVTAKENEEKLCTAFTVTVDAKEGTTTGVSAKDRAKTVMTLASPDSKPEDFNRPGHIFPLKYREGGVLKRAGHTEASVDLAMLAGLPPVAVLCEIVDDVDGSMARLPKLRVFAERENLKIISIADLIRYRRKRDRLIERASVARLPLRWGNVRAYCYRSVIDGIEHIAMVKGEIGDGQDILVRVHSECLTGDIFGSARCDCGDQLAMSMEMIEKAGRGVLVYLRGHEGRGIGLGHKLRAYNLQDDGRDTVEANEELGLPVDSREYGIGAQILRDLGVRSMKLMTNNPAKYSGLKGYGLSIAGRVPLLTPITSENRRYMETKRTKMGHVYGQANQASDSNSAGEKH is encoded by the exons ATGGCCTCGCTTGCAAGTCCATCTTCCtcagtcgccgccgccctcacccGTCAACC GACGCGGTTCTTGAAAGGGTGCAGTGTCTCCAAGGAGACAAAGGGCTCGGTTTGCAACCTCTTcactccaaattcaaataatgcCAAAGTAAAATCAGTGGGCTCGAGAATATCATCATCCTTGAAAAGGGATGGTGGCTATCCAGCCGCTGGTGCCTCTGGGAATGGCGACGTGCTATTGGCAAGAAGTACTTCCGTACGTGGCCAGGACCATTCGGTTGCTGACCCTGTACTCTCGACGGATTCCATGGTTGCGCCAGAAATCCTCTCTGCTAATCTGGCACGTGTTGTGGACAAGTTTGCAGATGAAGACACAGACACTGAACTTGATTTGGATAGCCCGACAGAGGGCTTTGCATCTATTGCAGATGCCATTGAGGACATACGGCAAGGAAAA CTTGTGATTGTTGTTGATGACGAGTCAAGGGAAAATGAAGGAGACCTTATAATGGCTGCTTCCTTGGTTACCTCAGAGGCTATGGCTTTTATAGTAAGGCATGGGACTGGAATTGTGTGTGTCAGCATGAAAGAAGAAGATCTGGAAAGACTGGACCTTCCATTGATGGTTACTGCGAAAGAAAATGAGGAGAAGCTATGCACTGCTTTCACTGTCACAGTG GATGCGAAAGAGGGCACAACAACTGGGGTATCTGCCAAGGACAGGGCAAAAACAGTCATGACTCTTGCATCTCCTGACTCAAAGCCTGAGGATTTCAATCGCCCCGGTCATATTTTCCCTTTGAAATACAGAGAAGGAGGTGTTCTGAAACGAGCTGGACACACCGAGGCTTCTGTTGACCTTGCCATGCTGGCTGGATTACCTCCTGTTGCTGTCCTTTGTGAGATTGTGGACGATGTAGATGGCTCCATGGCTCGCCTACCAAAACTACGTGTGTTTGCTGAAAGGGAGAATTTGAAGATTATATCTATTGCTGACTTGATTAG ATATAGGAGGAAAAGAGACAGGCTAATTGAACGTGCTTCTGTTGCACGTTTGCCTTTGAGATGGGGCAATGTCCGTGCCTATTGCTACAGATCTGTCATTGATGGAATTGAACATATTGCAATGGTGAAA GGTGAGATTGGTGATGGTCAAGATATTTTGGTGAGGGTTCACTCCGAGTGCCTGACTGGAGACATTTTTGGATCTGCAAGGTGTGATTGTGGTGACCAGCTTGCCATGTCAATGGAAATGATTGAGAAGGCTGGAAGAGGTGTATTAGTTTACCTTCGTGGTCATGAAGGAAGGGGTATTGGTCTGGGTCACAAGCTCCGTGCTTACAACTTGCAAGATGACGGGCGTGACACTGTGGAAGCTAATGAAGAGCTAGGGCTTCCTGTTGATTCACGGGAATACGGGATTGGTGCACAG ATATTACGGGATCTAGGAGTCCGTTCAATGAAGTTGATGACCAATAACCCTGCAAAGTATAGCGGCCTCAAGGGTTACGGATTAAGCATTGCGGGCAGGGTGCCCTTGCTGACGCCAATAACCAGTGAGAATAGGAGGTACATGGAGACCAAAAGAACAAAGATGGGGCATGTGTATGGACAGGCTAACCAAGCAAGTGACAGCAACAGCGCAGGAGAGAAGCACTAA
- the LOC120656160 gene encoding E3 ubiquitin-protein ligase Os04g0590900-like — MTVDHPLPSNPCDGPDPKHECSPPPVLAPPSLLDPAPPPSSSAASHGRGTFVTALIIAGSVLAFLALCLSLILLVRRRRQRRRRQREALLEAALAPAAAPPAAPPGDGAGLNPADEEVVHHAWHIRTVGLDEAAIESIALTRYRAGGALGASDCTVCLGEFQDGELLRLLPKCAHAFHVQCIDTWLRAHVNCPLCRANVTDPAAEQPDPTPPGAGAGAEQEEQDAGNIGAPEHEQPGRHADEQRAQLDQRDQPSIPSELPRQRPGPRGRSFRRVASMDSPSPVASAEEAPEDEQAGGEKQGTEGAVCCEASAGSDRLNRAAMKRSLSAGSRWTLLSRHRRARTSLLPV; from the coding sequence ATGACGGTTGATCATCCCCTCCCCTCCAATCCATGCGACGGTCCAGACCCGAAGCACGAATGCTCGCCTCCTCCGGTTCTCGCTCCCCCGTCGTTGCTTGACCCAGCaccacctccttcctcctctgcgGCCTCGCACGGCAGGGGCACCTTCGTCACCGCTCTCATCATCGCCGGCTCGGTGCTAGCCTTCCTCGCCCTCTGCCTCTCCCTCATCCTCTTGGTCCGCcgcaggaggcagcggcggcggcggcagcgagagGCGCTTCTGGAGGCCGCCCTggccccagcggcggcgccgcccgccgcaccccccggcgacggcgccggcctCAACCCCGCGGATGAGGAAGTCGTGCACCACGCGTGGCACATCCGGACCGTCGGGCTCGATGAGGCGGCGATCGAGTCCATCGCGCTCACGCGGtaccgcgccggcggcgcgctcggcGCCTCCGACTGCACCGTCTGCCTCGGCGAGTTCCAGGACGGCGAGCTCCTTCGGCTGCTCCCCAAGTGCGCCCACGCGTTCCACGTCCAGTGCATCGACACCTGGCTCCGCGCCCACGTCAACTGCCCGCTCTGCCGCGCCAACGTGACGGACCCCGCCGCCGAGCAACCCGACCCAACGcctcccggcgccggcgccggcgccgagcaagaagaacaagacgcgGGGAACATCGGAGCCCCGGAACACGAGCAGCCGGGTCGGCACGCGGACGAGCAGCGTGCCCAACTCGATCAGCGCGACCAGCCGAGCATCCCGTCGGAGCTACCGCGCCAGCGCCCCGGTCCACGGGGGCGCAGCTTCCGGCGCGTGGCTTCCATggactcgccgtcgccggtagCGTCAGCCGAGGAGGCCCCTGAAGACGAGCAGGCCGGTGGCGAGAAGCAGGGGACAGAGGGTGCTGTTTGCTGCGAGGCGTCAGCAGGATCCGACCGTCTGAAccgcgccgccatgaagaggtcACTGTCCGCCGGCAGCCGGTGGACGCTGCTCTCGCGGCATCGCCGCGCGCGCACCTCTCTTCTGCCAGTGTGA